GATGTTGTAGGACACATTAGGACCATATAACATCATCCCCCATTTTTTTTCTCTGGGAGGCCAGTCTCCCTACCTGGGTATTGGCAGTTTATCAGGGCCGGAGAAGGACCATATACCATCATCCCCCATTTTTTTTCTCCCCGGTTTTTTATTCCTCGCAGAGGATCACCCTGTTTCTTCCGAGGCTCTTTGCACGGTAGAGGGCATTATCGGCTCCGCTGGTGATTATCTCCGCGGTCCGCCCGTCCTGTGGAAACGACGAGATCCCTATGCTCATCGTGAGGCGGACTTCCGTCGAGCCGCTTATCTCGTCAAATTCCAACTCCTCAAGCCCCCTCCTTATACGCTCTGCAAGGTGGGCAGCCTCCTCTTTCCTCGTCTCAGTGAGGATTATGGCAAACTCCTCTCCGCCGTAACGGGACACGATATCGGAATCCCTTGCGGATGCCCAGAGAAGGGCTGCAATTTTCTTGAGGGCTTCATTGCCGGCGGGATGGCCGTAAGTGTCGTTGAACTTCTTGAAATTATCGAGGTCGATGATCATCAGGGAAAAGGTGTTGCCATACCGGACTGACCTGCTCACCTCCTTGAAAAGCTGGTCCTGGAAATATCCAAAGTTGTAAAGCTTGGTGAGCCTGTCGGTGATAGCGTGGTGATAAACCCTGGCGTTCTCTATCGAGACCGCCGCGAGGCTTGAGAGGGCCAGCAGAAGCTCCTTGTCATCGCTGTCAAAGCAGGAGGCCTGCCCTCGCTTGTTTATCACCTCGAGGGCGCCGGAGATCCTGAGCTCCCCCTTCTCCTTGACTCTTATGGGCACACAGAGAATTGCCCGGGTGACAAAGCCGCTCATCCTGTCGAACTTTCTGGCGAACCTTTCATCATGCTGCGCATCATCAACCTGGATGATCTCGCCTGTTTTGGCGACTGTGCCGGCGATCCCCTCCCCTACCTTTATCCTGAGCGTCTTGAAGACTTCACCTTTATCACCGAGTGCCACGGTAAAGCGCAACAGCCCGGGATTATCCTCGTCGATGAGGAAAAGAGAGCAGGCCTCGGCGTTCATCACCGACTTCACCGTCTCCATGATACGGGAGAGGACGGTCACGTGATCAAGGGTCTCGTTGATATAAAGGCTCACATCAACAAGCTTCTTGAACTCCTCCAGCTTGTCCCTGAGACGCTCTATCTCCTCGTCATCTTCCCTGTCGTGGGAGGCCAGTCCCTGCAGATCTTCGGTGAGCTCCCGGGAGAGCACTGTACCAACTTCGGACTTGATGCGCAGAAGGAGATCCTTAGCCGACTGCGATTCCGGCTCAGTGGAATGATTATATCCTTCAATCACCTCGTCCAGGTAACGGCATACCTTGGAAGTGGTCTGGGCAATTACCTGCCTGGTGATATCCTGCCCGTCAGCACTCTCTTCCCGAGACGATTTCACTGCATTCCTCCCTGATTGAATTACTTTTCCTGGTAGAGCCGCATGAGGTGCTGATTCCCCTCTCCCCTGTTCTTATCCTCCACGGGAGATCCTGTAAATGGCCCCTGACATGGCTTATACAGAAGCCCTAATATTCCTTCAGGCGCCGTGCCTCTCTGCATGGCGCGGAAGGATTTCAGCCCTCCTGATGGTATATATGTATGACAAAGCATTAAGGGAGGAGAATTGGAAAAAGCCGTCACCGTAGAGAGCGTCACTAAAAAGTTCTACGATTTCAGGCGTGGGGAGATCACCGTGCTGGACAATATCTCATTCTTCTGCTCTCCCGGGGAGATCGTGGGCATCCTGGGACCCAACGGGGCGGGCAAAACCACCATGCTCCGCCTCATATCCGCAATTCTCACACCCACATCAGGCACAATAGAAGTAATGGGGCTCAGCACCGTCAGGGATCCCCAGAAGATCAGAACCCATATAGGCTTTATCTCAAATGACACGAACCTTTACGAGCGCCTCACCTCGGAAGAGATGGTCTCCTATTTCGGAAAACTCTTTGATCTCTCCGACGAGACCATAAAAGCCAGGTCCCAGAAGCTCTACGAATCTCTGGGCATGACCCATATCCTCAAGAGGCTCTGCAAAAACCTCTCGGCAGGTGAGAAACAGAAGGTCTCAATCGCGAGAACCCTCATTCATGACCCTCCCATTCTTATTCTCGATGAGCCCACCACCTCCCTCGACGTGCTCACCAGCCGCGACATCCTCTGGCTTGTAAGACAGGCAAGGAATGAGGGGAAAGCCATACTTTACTCGGCCCACAACATGGAGGAGGTTGAGAACCTCTGCGACAGGATCATACTCATCCACCAGGGAAAGAAGCTCGAAGAAGGCACTATCCCTGAGGTGGTGAAGCGCCATGGCGCCGGCAGCCTCACCGAGTGTTTCCTGAGCCTCGTGAAGGACGGCACGTCATGAACATGCGGCGGGTAAAAACCCTCTACGCCAAGGAGATTAAGGAGATCCTGAGAAACTGGGGGCTCATAATCCTCCTTATCTTCTTTCCTCTTATTGTCTATCCATCAACCCTTATTTTCATGGCCGAGTTCGGCGTCTCGCAGATGAAAAAGCTGGAGAGCCAGAAAACCAGGGTGGCCGTCAAAGGCAGGGAGCTTGCGCCGGAGCTCATCCCGCTGCTTGAGGAAAAGGAGGGGCTTATCCTTGAGTTCACCGATGATGCCAAGGTGAGCGCCATCCCCTCAAAATACAAGTCCATCCTGAGCATCTGCTTGAGGGGTGACCTTATCGATGAGAAAGTGAAGAACATCGCGATGGATCTCTACTTTGACTCCACCGACGAGGAGTCAAAGCTCTCCAGGCTCCGCATGGAGGAGGTCCTGCTGGACTATAAGAAAGAGCTTATCTATCGCAGGCTCGAAGCGAAGAACCTCTCCACGGACTTCATGGAGCCTATCCGCCTCAAGTTCGATAACGTGGCGACAAAAAACAAGATAGCCGGAGCCCACCTCGGGGAGGTCCTCCCTCTTATCCTCATCACCTTTATCATGCTGGGCACCATCCAGGTGGCCGTCGATCTCACGGCAGGCGAGAAAGAGCGGAAAACCATGCAGACCCTCATCCTTTCTCCGCTTTCGAGGCTGGAGATCATCACCTCCAAGCTCCTCGTAGTGCTCACCACGACGCTCTTCACCACGGCGGTGAACTTTCTCTCCGTGGGGCTCACGATCTATTTTGTTTACAATTTCACGCAGAAAGCCAAGGAGCTCACTATCTCCTTTCCGGCCATCATGCTCTCCCTGGTGCTTGCCGTGCCCCTCGTGGTGCTCATGAGCGCCCTTTTCCTCATGGTGGGCATCATGGCCAAAAACCAGCTTGAGGCCAATATCTACGTCCTTCCCATCCTTTTCGTGGGCCTTCTTCCCGCGGGGCTCCCCTCGATTCCCGGACTCAAGTATGATACGTGGATGAGCCTTATCCCCATTGCGAACAC
This window of the Candidatus Eremiobacterota bacterium genome carries:
- a CDS encoding sensor domain-containing diguanylate cyclase is translated as MKSSREESADGQDITRQVIAQTTSKVCRYLDEVIEGYNHSTEPESQSAKDLLLRIKSEVGTVLSRELTEDLQGLASHDREDDEEIERLRDKLEEFKKLVDVSLYINETLDHVTVLSRIMETVKSVMNAEACSLFLIDEDNPGLLRFTVALGDKGEVFKTLRIKVGEGIAGTVAKTGEIIQVDDAQHDERFARKFDRMSGFVTRAILCVPIRVKEKGELRISGALEVINKRGQASCFDSDDKELLLALSSLAAVSIENARVYHHAITDRLTKLYNFGYFQDQLFKEVSRSVRYGNTFSLMIIDLDNFKKFNDTYGHPAGNEALKKIAALLWASARDSDIVSRYGGEEFAIILTETRKEEAAHLAERIRRGLEELEFDEISGSTEVRLTMSIGISSFPQDGRTAEIITSGADNALYRAKSLGRNRVILCEE
- a CDS encoding ATP-binding cassette domain-containing protein translates to MEKAVTVESVTKKFYDFRRGEITVLDNISFFCSPGEIVGILGPNGAGKTTMLRLISAILTPTSGTIEVMGLSTVRDPQKIRTHIGFISNDTNLYERLTSEEMVSYFGKLFDLSDETIKARSQKLYESLGMTHILKRLCKNLSAGEKQKVSIARTLIHDPPILILDEPTTSLDVLTSRDILWLVRQARNEGKAILYSAHNMEEVENLCDRIILIHQGKKLEEGTIPEVVKRHGAGSLTECFLSLVKDGTS
- a CDS encoding ABC transporter permease subunit/CPBP intramembrane protease — its product is MNMRRVKTLYAKEIKEILRNWGLIILLIFFPLIVYPSTLIFMAEFGVSQMKKLESQKTRVAVKGRELAPELIPLLEEKEGLILEFTDDAKVSAIPSKYKSILSICLRGDLIDEKVKNIAMDLYFDSTDEESKLSRLRMEEVLLDYKKELIYRRLEAKNLSTDFMEPIRLKFDNVATKNKIAGAHLGEVLPLILITFIMLGTIQVAVDLTAGEKERKTMQTLILSPLSRLEIITSKLLVVLTTTLFTTAVNFLSVGLTIYFVYNFTQKAKELTISFPAIMLSLVLAVPLVVLMSALFLMVGIMAKNQLEANIYVLPILFVGLLPAGLPSIPGLKYDTWMSLIPIANTALMVKAIFLGTYTMLEFALTFLSNSLYAVLVIIFMSRLFQKEDIAFGGLSDIIFQKIDRTRPTAGEVILFFLGALAVYFFIGNNLQQKHMQAGLVASQVLLLLVPALYFVKRSGYDVKKVFKLRNFKPQVLVLAPLIGLGTLVLSQYMEKFQSYFIQTPHELEAFMTNLLTFHGFREGLFVFLVIAVTPAVIEELVFRGLILSGLEHSLTKVTTCLLVGFLFALFHLNLYILIPVTLMGALLTYVVMRTDSIYTGMLMHFTINGTQVALLNFVSKDINIPPYAWLIAIAAIVGGIALLPRPAGENEKKTEPL